The following are from one region of the Gopherus evgoodei ecotype Sinaloan lineage unplaced genomic scaffold, rGopEvg1_v1.p scaffold_51_arrow_ctg1, whole genome shotgun sequence genome:
- the TRIM56 gene encoding E3 ubiquitin-protein ligase TRIM56, producing MALAALSLSDAIATDFLTCPICLERLRRPKILPCLHTYCQGCLEGLLGAGPGLRCPECREDVSLPQGVAGLKTNFFVNGLLELVRPVGEAGLTCALCPLIGQEGGRPAVSHCLDCADSLCQACATGHRCSRLTHAHRLVSLQGYLSGEHDEEIRQRQAVRCPEHPAEEVRFFCRPCAGPICRECRLGKHLEHPCQTLEEAAEARRPLVAELLAGVEETAGRVARGRAALEEELEQLRRHEAGLRDVVKRACADVAQRLLAQQEEVLAALRRHVGGREKAAGLLRTELQLQEQLARGTADVARQVLALGRPVEIVSLEALITQRLSRLRGFHWEPLGGPRPRLVVRADLQNLSSLFQLDLGEAEPEPEGRGKDRAQHDAPSLEPPAPSSEPQASVPQPSAAAPWPPAPAPDPPSCQPPPTARFSCSFSVRIPGDKHRPRVTGLCPLGSRELLLADEENRSLKRFSLQGDFRGAVPVHGGLAPCSVAAVGSRVAYTAGSRLYLAERDGALVWQKALRTTQASHAVTSAAEGGEAVAVSVAGHLEVYDTRGELVEKIFPDGYDRLAMVFVASRRGRYVASDWHRRSVVAFDGHGQLLAELGEERLEQCQPGAVCTDDRGYFYVALRELNKVMVFGPGGEALGPFLTPRHGIQRARVATVTGDGHFAVALSDGTVHVFRIQYPTQ from the coding sequence ATGGCCTTGGCTGCCCTGTCCCTCTCGGACGCTATCGCCACCGACTTCCTGACCTGCCCCATCTGCCTGGAGCGGCTGCGCCGGCCCAagatcctgccctgcctgcacaccTACTGCCAGGGCTGCCTGGAGGGGCTGCTAGGCGCCGGGCCAGGGCTGCGGTGCCCCGAGTGCCGGGAGGACGTGTCCCTGCCACAGGGGGTGGCCGGCCTCAAGACCAACTTCTTTGTCAACGGGCTGCTGGAGCTAGTGCGGCCGGTGGGCGAGGCAGGGCTGACCTGCGCCCTGTGCCCGCTGATCGGGCAGGAGGGCGGCCGCCCAGCCGTCTCCCACTGCCTGGACTGCGCTGACAGCCTGTGCCAGGCCTGCGCCACCGGGCACCGCTGCTCCCGGCTCACCCACGCCCACCGGCTGGTGAGCCTGCAGGGCTACCTCTCCGGGGAGCACGACGAGGAGATCCGGCAGCGCCAGGCCGTGCGGTGCCCCGAGCACCCGGCCGAGGAGGTGCGTTTCTTCTGCCGGCCCTGCGCCGGCCCCATCTGCCGGGAGTGCCGGCTGGGCAAACACCTGGAGCACCCCTGCCAGACGCTGGAGGAGGCGGCCGAGGCCCGGCGGCCCCTGGTGGCCGAGCTGCTGGCCGGCGTGGAGGAGACGGCAGGGCGGGTGGCCCGGGGGCGGGCGgcgctggaggaggagctggagcagctgcgGCGGCACGAAGCCGGCCTGCGGGATGTGGTGAAGCGTGCCTGCGCCGACGTGGCTCAGCGCCTGCTGGCCCAGCAGGAGGAGGTGCTGGCCGCCCTGCGGCGCCACGTGGGGGGGCGCGAGAAGGCGGCCGGCCTGCTCCGGactgagctgcagctgcaggagcagctggcCCGCGGCACAGCCGACGTCGCCCGCCAGGTGCTGGCCCTGGGCCGGCCGGTGGAGATCGTCTCGCTGGAGGCCCTGATCACCCAGCGGCTCAGCCGGCTCCGGGGCTTCCACTGGGAGCCCCTTGGAGGGCCACGCCCCCGGCTGGTCGTGCGCGCCGATCTCCAGAATCTGAGCAGCCTCTTCCAGCTGGACCTGGGCGAGGCCGAGCCCGAGCCCGAGGGCCGAGGGAAGGACAGGGCCCAGCATGACGCCCCTTCCCTGGAGCCGCCGGCCCCTTCCTCGGAGCCCCAGGCCTCTGTCCCACAGCCATCGGCTGCTGCCCCATGGCCGCCGGCCCCTGCCCCAGATCCACCGTCGTGCCAGCCGCCCCCCACCGCCcgcttctcctgcagcttctcGGTGCGGATCCCCGGGGACAAGCACCGGCCCCGGGTCACGGGGCTTTGCCCCCTGGGCTCCAGGGAGCTGCTCCTGGCCGACGAGGAGAACCGCAGCCTCAAACGCTTCTCGCTGCAGGGGGACTTCCGGGGCGCTGTCCCGGTGCACGGCGGCTTGGCCCCCTGCAGCGTGGCGGCCGTGGGCAGCCGGGTGGCCTACACGGCCGGCTCCCGGCTCTACCTGGCGGAGCGGGACGGCGCCCTGGTGTGGCAGAAGGCCCTGCGCAccacccaggccagccatgctgtCACGTCAGCGGCGGAGGGGGGCGAGGCCGTGGCGGTGAGCGTGGCGGGGCACCTGGAGGTCTACGACACCCGGGGAGAGCTGGTGGAGAAGATTTTCCCAGATGGGTATGACCGTCTGGCCATGGTGTTCGTGGCCAGCCGGCGCGGGCGCTACGTGGCCTCGGACTGGCACCGGCGCAGCGTGGTGGCGTTTGACGGGCATGGGCAGCTGCTGGCGGAGCTGGGCGAGGAGCGGCTGGAGCAGTGCCAGCCGGGGGCCGTCTGCACCGACGACAGGGGCTATTTCTACGTGGCCCTGCGGGAGCTGAACAAGGTGATGGTGTTCGGGCCAGGCGGGGAGGCTCTGGGGCCCTTCCTTACCCCCCGGCATGGCATCCAGCGAGCCCGGGTGGCCACCGTCACCGGGGACGGGCACTTCGCCGTGGCGCTGAGTGACGGCACCGTCCACGTCTTCCGCATTCAGTACCCGACTCAGTGA